From Microscilla marina ATCC 23134, one genomic window encodes:
- a CDS encoding SiaB family protein kinase — MGYIYNLHKRLMDENLILVYEGEFTQEITKTVLAMAERNMNVLGEISTIRKKVFNIMIECLQNLVKHSSNSSIFMIGKHDDDYIIGSGNPVTKEEAATIAEKINYVNGLSRDELRALFREIVKIGELSDKGGAGLGFIDMVRKSGEKLLFDFQAIDNDMIFFSLLLRVRRGNFDYLV, encoded by the coding sequence ATGGGTTACATCTATAACTTGCATAAAAGATTGATGGACGAAAACTTGATTTTGGTCTATGAAGGGGAATTTACCCAAGAAATAACCAAAACAGTTTTAGCAATGGCCGAACGTAACATGAACGTTCTCGGCGAAATTTCCACCATTCGCAAAAAAGTCTTCAATATAATGATTGAGTGTTTGCAAAACCTTGTGAAACACTCAAGCAACAGTTCGATTTTTATGATTGGTAAGCACGACGATGACTATATCATAGGATCGGGCAATCCTGTAACTAAAGAGGAAGCTGCTACCATTGCCGAGAAAATAAACTATGTGAATGGTTTGAGTCGGGATGAGCTACGTGCGCTTTTCCGCGAAATCGTAAAAATTGGTGAACTGTCAGATAAAGGTGGGGCTGGTTTAGGATTCATTGATATGGTACGAAAATCGGGAGAAAAGTTATTGTTTGATTTTCAGGCAATAGATAACGACATGATATTCTTCTCTTTGCTTTTGCGTGTAAGACGAGGAAATTTTGATTATTTAGTGTAA
- a CDS encoding nucleoside 2-deoxyribosyltransferase domain-containing protein produces MKVIKPPDSIDIIPNTKAVFLAGSIDMGNAINWQVTVTQALADSPVTFLNPRRDDWDASWEQSTNNPQFVAQVNWELEALEKAHYIAMYFAPHSKAPITLLELGLFAQSKKLIVCCSKNFWRKGNVDVVCQRYDIPQVTNLENLIQAIKKECVEI; encoded by the coding sequence ATGAAAGTTATAAAACCGCCTGATTCTATTGACATTATTCCTAATACCAAGGCAGTCTTTTTGGCAGGAAGCATAGACATGGGCAATGCTATAAACTGGCAAGTCACAGTAACTCAAGCATTGGCTGACAGTCCTGTTACTTTTTTGAATCCCCGACGCGATGATTGGGATGCCTCCTGGGAACAATCTACCAATAACCCTCAGTTTGTAGCACAGGTAAACTGGGAACTAGAGGCGCTAGAAAAAGCCCATTATATTGCGATGTATTTTGCTCCCCACTCAAAAGCACCAATTACACTATTAGAGTTAGGGTTATTTGCTCAAAGTAAAAAGTTAATCGTGTGTTGTTCAAAAAACTTTTGGCGCAAAGGTAATGTAGATGTGGTTTGTCAAAGATATGATATTCCACAAGTTACCAACCTGGAAAACTTAATTCAAGCAATAAAAAAAGAATGTGTGGAAATTTAA
- a CDS encoding TerB family tellurite resistance protein, producing MVNKEQLYDAFGELIYAVAKADGLIQAEEQRMLENILTAHPWASQIRWSFDYESKKGMNPEDSYKKALDIFKEHGPDPDYVYLLDVLEKVAEASDGIDANEQKVIDSFQSDLYKRFVKDAEENNWM from the coding sequence ATGGTAAACAAAGAACAATTGTACGATGCTTTTGGTGAACTAATTTATGCAGTAGCAAAAGCTGATGGTCTTATTCAAGCGGAAGAACAACGCATGTTGGAAAATATTTTGACAGCACACCCTTGGGCTAGTCAAATCCGTTGGTCGTTCGATTATGAAAGTAAAAAAGGCATGAATCCAGAAGATAGCTATAAAAAAGCCTTAGATATTTTTAAAGAACACGGACCTGACCCTGACTATGTGTATTTATTGGATGTGCTCGAAAAAGTAGCAGAAGCAAGTGATGGTATAGATGCCAACGAACAAAAAGTCATAGACAGTTTTCAGTCTGATTTGTACAAACGCTTTGTTAAGGATGCTGAAGAAAATAACTGGATGTAA
- a CDS encoding leucine-rich repeat domain-containing protein produces the protein MPIQGKKLSAQQLEQVYQLLEDSSSKKVISGLNKLRQHKLDYKIISYLVGMSWFYPDTKIRRRIKHLIFKEVSDDYASFLKGKWRYLPTPTLPKVWTLIEEVVKHPQIDAGIIRQWAYREYLTNPELKLNNLKLQYLSSELATFKHLKVLDLAHNHLLTLPPEFGKLKKLDTLSLAHNQIAVLPTEIRKLKSLKKLDLSANKGMNNLPGDLSNWAKLVWLDLSYNSFKTLPLGICNLPKLKELNIAHNEIKQLPKAAKQLKRLKKLNWSANELSSLSIESLLLLENLTTLDISGNLLEELPLKLKKLPCLKQVTIHNMPALAKQRHQLKKNFAPIELIF, from the coding sequence ATGCCCATACAAGGTAAAAAACTATCTGCCCAACAACTCGAGCAGGTTTATCAGTTGCTAGAAGATTCATCCTCCAAAAAAGTGATTAGTGGTTTAAACAAATTGCGCCAACACAAGCTTGATTATAAAATCATATCTTACTTGGTAGGAATGAGTTGGTTTTATCCTGATACAAAGATTCGACGTCGGATAAAACACCTTATTTTTAAAGAGGTATCTGACGACTACGCCAGTTTTTTAAAGGGTAAGTGGCGTTACTTGCCTACTCCTACCCTACCCAAAGTATGGACCTTGATAGAAGAGGTAGTAAAACACCCACAAATAGATGCAGGCATTATTCGGCAATGGGCTTATCGAGAATACCTCACAAACCCTGAGTTGAAACTCAACAACCTGAAATTGCAATACCTTTCATCTGAACTTGCCACCTTCAAGCATTTAAAAGTACTTGACCTTGCACATAATCATTTGCTTACCTTGCCTCCTGAGTTTGGTAAACTAAAAAAACTAGATACACTATCTCTTGCACATAATCAAATTGCTGTATTGCCTACTGAAATACGCAAGCTTAAAAGCCTAAAAAAGTTGGATTTAAGTGCAAATAAAGGGATGAATAACTTGCCAGGAGATTTGAGTAATTGGGCTAAATTAGTATGGTTGGACTTAAGCTACAATAGTTTCAAGACACTGCCATTAGGCATTTGTAATTTACCTAAGCTCAAAGAGCTGAACATTGCCCACAATGAGATTAAACAACTCCCCAAGGCTGCCAAGCAGTTAAAAAGACTAAAAAAACTCAATTGGTCTGCCAATGAGCTTTCTAGCTTATCTATCGAGTCACTACTCTTATTAGAAAACCTTACTACCCTTGATATCTCTGGTAACTTGTTGGAAGAGTTACCGCTCAAATTAAAAAAACTGCCTTGTTTGAAGCAAGTCACCATTCATAATATGCCTGCATTGGCAAAGCAACGACATCAATTAAAAAAGAATTTTGCGCCTATTGAACTTATTTTCTAA
- a CDS encoding YjjG family noncanonical pyrimidine nucleotidase has product MNYKHIFFDLDDTIWDFRRNSKETLLELFEHYNLAEAGKEVIDQQDFLTKYYAINQELWKQYRENNIDHQTLRMVRFERIFTQFKIDMPHQLVKRFSDDYLGMAPTKPHLCDQAQELLDYLKGKYELHIITNGFSDIQPVKIASAKLGDYFNVVVTSGCTGYKKPSTQIFEYALRQAGAKTQESIMIGDSLEADIAGAKNSALDHVFYNPLQKAHKEEVYKEITSLKELIEMF; this is encoded by the coding sequence ATGAATTATAAACATATATTTTTTGACCTGGATGATACCATTTGGGATTTTCGGCGCAACTCTAAAGAAACCCTACTTGAGTTGTTTGAACATTACAATCTTGCTGAGGCAGGCAAAGAAGTGATTGATCAGCAAGATTTTTTGACCAAGTACTACGCCATTAATCAAGAACTTTGGAAGCAGTACCGAGAAAATAACATAGATCATCAAACTTTAAGAATGGTACGGTTTGAAAGAATCTTTACTCAATTTAAAATAGATATGCCTCATCAATTGGTAAAACGATTTTCGGACGATTACTTGGGTATGGCTCCTACTAAGCCTCATTTGTGTGACCAGGCACAAGAGCTGCTAGATTACCTTAAGGGTAAATATGAATTACATATTATTACCAATGGTTTTTCTGACATACAACCAGTAAAAATAGCCAGCGCCAAATTAGGTGATTACTTTAATGTAGTGGTGACTTCAGGTTGTACTGGTTATAAAAAACCTTCTACTCAAATATTTGAATATGCACTTCGTCAGGCTGGTGCCAAAACCCAAGAGAGTATTATGATTGGCGATAGTCTGGAGGCCGACATTGCGGGTGCTAAAAATAGTGCCCTTGACCATGTGTTTTATAACCCTTTACAAAAAGCACACAAAGAAGAAGTGTATAAAGAAATTACAAGCCTGAAGGAGCTTATAGAGATGTTTTAA